A region of Zeugodacus cucurbitae isolate PBARC_wt_2022May chromosome 5, idZeuCucr1.2, whole genome shotgun sequence DNA encodes the following proteins:
- the LOC105211807 gene encoding uncharacterized protein LOC105211807: MSLSEISCKFTENTLDEIIQKAGGTKHTSYKFGECFKKGDSYLSRVYRLSVFGVNETNGSTVEVHLICKGMPDNVARRKVFHSAVFFRNEINFYTKVVPAWEAFQARRKPANPFTEYPKCFASYCDGENDFIALENVNFRGYNAPNRQDYISLEDAILTMRTLGRFHGISLAFRALEPEVFEAAAKGLEETYYSEAKRQWYIGFLGLACNVAKDAVEKTYSGTEYETIAKKFLQPTPLYDDLIKLVSSDSPLAAIGHGDCWTPNFLTRYSKDKHPEAIIIIDFQLARRASIGLDISFFIYSCTSEALREAHYEQLLKEYHQSACALIADLGADPTAVFSWEAFQEEMRQFARFGCGMGIESLPMSLIEDDEIADLDDMKEDAVLTDVWDIKPFKEQRKRERIAQIFKHAIDQGYITN; this comes from the exons ATGAGTCTATCTgaaatttcttgtaaattcacTGAAAATACTTTGGATGAGATTATACAGAAAGCCGGTGGCACCAAGCACACTTCCTACAAATTCGGCGAATGTTTCAAGAAGGGCGATTCCTATTTGAGTAGAGTGTACAGACTCTCCGTCTTCGGCGTAAATGAGACCAATGG cTCAACTGTCGAAGTGCACCTAATTTGTAAAGGCATGCCAGATAATGTTGCCCGCCGTAAAGTGTTTCACTCAGCGGTTTTCTTtcgtaatgaaataaatttctataCAAAAGTTGTGCCTGCTTGGGAAGCGTTCCAGGCACGTCGCAAGCCAGCCAATCCCTTTACAGAATACCCAAAATGTTTTGCTTCCTATTGTGATGGTGAAAACGATTTTATTGCACTGGAAAATGTCAATTTCCGTGGTTATAATGCGCCAAATAGGCAGGACTACATATCGCTGGAAGATGCCATATTGACAATGCGCACTTTGGGACGCTTCCATGGTATTTCATTGGCATTCCGTGCCTTGGAGCCCGAAGTTTTTGAGGCAGCCGCAAAGGGTTTAGAG GAAACATACTATAGTGAAGCGAAGCGTCAATGGTATATCGGTTTTCTCGGTTTGGCCTGCAATGTTGCTAAGGATGCGGTGGAAAAAACTTATTCCGGCACTGAATATGAAACCATAgctaaaaaattcttgcaacctACGCCATTGTATGATGATCTGATCAAACTGGTTTCGTCGGATT CTCCACTCGCGGCTATTGGACATGGTGATTGCTGGACGCCAAATTTCCTAACACGTTACTCTAAAGACAAGCATCCAGAGGCTATCATAATAATCGATTTCCAATTGGCACGTCGTGCTTCTATCGGCTTAGATATATCATTCTTCATTTACTCCTGCACAAGTGAGGCACTGCGTGAAGCGCATTACGAACAGCTTTTGAAGGAATATCACCAGAGCGCTTGTGCGCTAATCGCCGATTTAGGTGCTGATCCAACGGCAGTTTTTAGTTGGGAAGCTTTCCAGGAAGAAATGCGTCAATTTGCGCGTTTCGGTTGCGGCATGGGCATTGAGTCGTTGCCGATGTCATTGATTGAAGACGACGAAATAGCCGATTTGGATGACATGAAAGAGGATGCGGTGCTCACCGATGTTTGGGACATCAAACCATTTAAAGAGCAGCGGAAGCGCGAACGCATCGCACAGATATTCAAACATGCCATTGATCAGGGCTATATAACAAACTAA